One genomic window of Caenorhabditis elegans chromosome I includes the following:
- the lron-9 gene encoding eLRR (extracellular Leucine-Rich Repeat) ONly (Product from WormBase gene class lron;~Partially confirmed by transcript evidence), protein MRPLVAIFLVQLCFVAVGAAIPNCPDLDVLENQSDLSQDDLNNLILCFCKPDDKEKVVISCLYGSNLDHLMKATEAVKNASLITSSISIQHMEFPDGGLPEFGKLAPDLKSLEIKECSGQDELKVGDDSFKGLEQTLRNLTIHACNLQTIPPSVDSLENLETVVFSNNKLDSLGVDQFKNKKQLSYLDVSGNFITSIEEKAFEPLTSLETLVIGEHNFINETVVEEIGRLKALKTLDLSRADGIFQPPETLFKEIPQIEVLKLSGCSIPTLEPGQFATLKKLKELDLRVNLIENITAYAFDGLESLTRLSLAGNFISKLEPDVFFGLSSLEELDLGWNEIKTIPTDVFKPLTDKLKTISLRNNPISELPSTGLGMLEKLSLAECGFTSISADQLKDYPKLEELDLSKCNISNIVENTFENQKDSLKKLNLQKNKLKSLPNLIKNLPAIESLDVSSNPYRCDGELVNFVFGVEDRVKKAEENGNSFFVANTNETVCDRPYTLRGEQILQVEVEKFQPYDEKSDTTTAPSTTTTSTVEETTTELKIPDLLVGSRTNDTLFKEEPRRDVYDLSKTDDAKGVYNQKGTYAVPITIGAIGLVTVIVIVAVVLFIKVRDIEK, encoded by the exons ATGCGACCCCTTGTCGCGATATTCCTTGTCCAGCTGTGCTTTGTAGCAGTCGGTGCCGCTATTCCAAATTGTCCTGATTTGGATGTACTTGAAAATCAATCTGATCTCTCACAAGATGACCTCAACAATCTGATCTTATGCTTCTGCAAG CCCGACGACAAAGAAAAAGTTGTAATTTCATGTCTGTATGGCTCGAACCTTGACCATTTGATGAAAGCTACAGAAGCAGTGAAAAATGCCAGTTTAATAACGTCTTCA ATCAGTATTCAACACATGGAGTTCCCAGACGGAGGACTTCCTGAATTCGGAAAATTGGCTCCTGACCTTAAAAGTCTCGAAATTAAGGAGTGCTCTGGACAAGATGAGCTTAAGGTTGGAGATGATAGTTTCAAGGGTCTAGAACAGACTCTTCGAAATTTGACTATTCATGCGTGTAATCTTCAG ACAATCCCACCATCCGTAGATTCGTTGGAAAACCTTGAAACAGTCGTCTTCTCGAACAATAAATTGGATTCTCTCGGTGTTGATCAGTTCAAAAACAAGAAGCAG CTTTCATATCTCGACGTCTCCGGAAACTTTATCACatcaattgaagaaaaagcGTTCGAACCGCTTACCTCGCTTGAAACCCTTGTAATTGGTGAACATAACTTTATAAATGAAACTGTTGTGGAAGAAATTGGTCGATTGAAAGCACTTAAG ACTCTCGATCTATCACGTGCTGATGGAATCTTCCAACCACCTGAGACATTGTTCAAAGAAATTCCACAAATTGAAGTACTCAAACTATCCGGATGCTCAATTCCAACATTAGAGCCAGGGCAGTTTGCcacactcaaaaaattaaaagagcTTGATCTCCGAGTCAACCTCATTGAAAATATCACAGCTTATGCTTTTGATGGATTGGAGAGTTTGACAAGACTTTCTTTGGCAGGAAACTTTATTTC aaaattggagCCTGACGTTTTCTTTGGTCTTTCCAGCTTAGAAGAACTAGACTTGGGATGGAACGAGATCAAGACTATTCCAACAGATGTATTCAAGCCACTGACTGATAAACTGAAAACAATAAGTCTTCGAAATAATCCGATTTCCGAGCTCCCTTCGACAGGACTTGGAATGCTCGAAAAATTGTCATTAGCTGAATGCGGGTTCACTTCCATTTCTGCAGATCAATTGAAAGATTATCCAAAACTTGAAGAATTGGACTTATCAAAATgcaatatttcaaacattgtTGAGAACACTTTTGAGAATCAAAAGGATTCACTCAAGAAATTAAATCTCCAGAAGAATAAGCTTAAATCCCTACCAAAT CTTATTAAAAATCTGCCAGCAATTGAGTCACTGGATGTTTCTTCGAATCCATATCGATGCGACGGAGAATTGGTTAATT TCGTCTTCGGAGTAGAAGATCGTGTCAAAAAGGccgaagaaaatggaaattcatTCTTTGTTGCAAACACAAATGAAACCGTCTGTGATCGTCCTTATACCCTTCGTGGCGAACAAATACTTCAAGTTGAGGTTGAGAAATTTCAGCCATACGATGAAAAGAGTGATACGACAACTGCTCCATCGACAACTACAACTTCAACAGTTGAAGAGACTACcacagaattgaaaatt CCAGACCTTCTCGTGGGAAGCAGGACAAATGATACATTATTCAAAGAAGAGCCACGCAGAGATGTATACGATCTTTCAAAAACAGATGACGCAAAAGGTGTCTACAATCAAAAgg
- the T23G11.4 gene encoding Hepatocellular carcinoma-associated antigen 59 (Confirmed by transcript evidence) encodes MADIFRKPKSKIQKRKILEDDDVAADEESSRVSDIRDLQRSRERKNGLTELECAVGISKAAALEDGIQMAGGGMVMTSKKKAAMEAASIEQGLREQFEKETMLRDEHEELRKYIDDGLQEYTADTSKIEKQKQPSSSAAAKFSSLNAEDRDVELLKQAAGKVKGNQSKKETELLSEHMLAGIPEVDLGISTRITNILETEKKKRFLLQISAAEAAGLPPPIEECEESKPKYRRRFNNQRR; translated from the exons ATGGCCGATATCTTCAGAaaaccaaaatcaaaaattcaaaaaaggaaaattttagaagacGACGACGTTGCTGCTGAtg aagagtCGTCAAGAGTTTCCGATATTCGAGATCTTCAACGATCACGAGAAAGGAAAAATGGTCTCACAGAATTAGAATGCGCAGttggaatttcaaaagctGCAGCTCTCGAGGATGGAATTCAAATGGCTGGTGGCGGAATGGTGATGACAAGTAAAAAGAAGGCAGCAATGGAAGCTGCAAGCATTGAACAAGGACTCCGAGAACAATTCGAGAAGGAAACAATGCTGAGAGATGAACATGAAGAATTAAGGAAATATATTGATGACGGACTTCAAGAATATACAGCTGATacttctaaaattgaaaaacagaaacaaCCTTCTTCATCAGCTGCAGCTAAATTTTCATCGCTGAATGCAGAAGATCGTGATGTAGAGCTTTTGAAACAAGCTGCTGGAAAAGTGAAGGGAAATCAAAGCAAAAAGGAGACAGAATTGCTTTCAGAGCATATGCTCGCAGGAATCCCAGAAGTGGACCTGGGAATTAGCACTCGTATCACCAATATCTTGGagactgaaaagaaaaaacgattCCTTCTTCAAATATCTGCTGCTGAAGCTGCAGGTCTTCCACCACCAATTGAAGAATGTGAAGAATCAAAACCAAAATATCGAAGACGTTTCAACAACCAGCGTCGATAA
- the gld-1 gene encoding Female germline-specific tumor suppressor gld-1 (Confirmed by transcript evidence), whose amino-acid sequence MPSCTTPTYGVSTQLESQSSESPSRSSVMTPTSLDGDNSPRKRFPIIDNVPADRWPSTRRDGWSSVRAPPPARLTLSTNNRHIMSPISSAYSQTPNSLLSPAMFNPKSRSIFSPTLPATPMSYGKSSMDKSLFSPTATEPIEVEATVEYLADLVKEKKHLTLFPHMFSNVERLLDDEIGRVRVALFQTEFPRVELPEPAGDMISITEKIYVPKNEYPDYNFVGRILGPRGMTAKQLEQDTGCKIMVRGKGSMRDKSKESAHRGKANWEHLEDDLHVLVQCEDTENRVHIKLQAALEQVKKLLIPAPEGTDELKRKQLMELAIINGTYRPMKSPNPARVMTAVPLLSPTPLRSSGPVLMSPTPGSGLPSTTFGGSILSPTLTASNLLGSNVFDYSLLSPSMFDSFSSLQLASDLTFPKYPTTTSFVNSFPGLFTSASSFANQTNTNVSPSGASPSASSVNNTSF is encoded by the exons ATGCCGTCGTGCACCACTCCAACTTACGGTGTTTCGACCCAACTAGAAAGCCAAAGCTCTGAATCGCCATCTCGTTCGTCCGTTATGACGCCAACGTCTCTGGATGGAGACAATAGTCCACGGAAGAGATTCCCCATCATCGACAATGTTCCAGCGGATCGTTGGCCGTCAACTCGGCGAGACGGATGG agctctgTTAGAGCGCCACCACCAGCTCGTCTGACGCTATCGACGAACAACAGACACATCATGTCCCCGATTTCGAGCGCTTACAGTCAAACACCTAATTCGCTTTTGTCGCCAGCCATGTTCAATCCAAAGAGCAGAAGTATCTTTTCCCCGACTCTTCCTGCAACTCCAATGAGTTATGGAAAATCATCGATGGACAAGA GCCTGTTCTCTCCAACAGCTACAGAACCAATCGAGGTTGAGGCAACTGTCGAGTACTTGGCTGATCTGGTTAAAGAGAAGAAACATCTTACGCTCTTTCCTCATATGTTCAGCAATGTTGAACGTTTGTTGGATGATG aaatcgGTCGTGTCCGCGTGGCTTTGTTCCAAACTGAGTTTCCGAGAGTTGAGCTTCCTGAGCCTGCTGGAGACATGATTTCGATCACTGAGAAGATTTATGTTCCAAAGAACGAATACCCAGAC TATAACTTCGTCGGTAGAATTCTCGGCCCACGTGGGATGACCGCCAAGCAGCTTGAGCAGGACACTGGATGCAAGATTATGGTCCGAGGAAAGGGATCAATGCGGGACAAGTCAAAG GAAAGTGCTCACCGTGGAAAGGCCAATTGGGAGCATCTCGAAGACGATCTGCACGTTCTTGTGCAATGCGAAGACACTGAGAATCGTGTTCACATCAAATTGCAAGCAGCACTCGAACAGGTCAAGAAGTTGCTCATTCCGGCT CCCGAGGGAACTGACGAGCTGAAGAGAAAACAACTTATGGAACTTGCAATCATCAACGGTACGTATCGTCCAATGAAGTCGCCAAACCCAGCTCGTGTGATGACTGCAGTTCCTCTGCTCTCTCCAACTCCACTACGTAGTTCAGGTCCAGTTTTGATGTCGCCAACTCCTGGATCAGGACTCCCGTCAACGACATTTGGAGGATCGATCTTG agccCCACTCTCACTGCATCCAACCTTCTCGGATCTAACGTCTTCGATTACTCGCTTCTGAGCCCGAGCATGTTTGATTCATTCAGCTCTCTTCAACTTGCAAGTGATTTGACGTTCCCGAAGTACCCAACAACCACTTCGTTTGTCAACTCATTCCCTGGTCTTTTCACTTCTGCATCTTCTTTTGCCAATCAAACAAACACCAATGTGTCCCCGAGTGGAGCAAGTCCCTCGGCTTCTTCAGTCAACAACACCTCTTTCTAA
- the T23G11.10 gene encoding uncharacterized protein (Confirmed by transcript evidence), translating into MFHVSRDSNCFQSEEDFDDNPRVDGVIELLKLFVWPAAAIMLIFLLLLVNNSVNIEKQKNVRRRHLMSTVQNWHMHDDFIAGLKGIRKEEECKRMMFSEKCEYSKPVVNALNEYKKERIEEVKRKTFEKSSKKNAEIAKERFGPVKTLKMGGVFPKNKANSVFWSPADIVAFNLMFRKARKTQKLADGVKIASIDEIYS; encoded by the exons atgtttcaCGTGAGCAGGGATTCAAACTGTTTCCAATCCGAAGAGGATTTTGATGATAATCCAAGAGTTGATGGAGTTATCGAATTACTCA AACTTTTCGTATGGCCTGCAGCTGCAATTATGTTAATTTTCCTTTTACTCCTGGTGAACAATTCGGTTAACattgagaaacaaaaaaacgtcCGGAGGCGTCATTTAATG aGCACAGTTCAAAATTGGCATATGCACGATGATTTTATTGCAGGACTTAAAGGAATTAGAAAAGAGGAAGAATGTAAAAGAATgatgttttctgaaaagtgtGAATATAGTAAACCGGTGGTCAATGCGTTGaatgaatataaaaaagaGAGAATTGAAGAAGTAAAGagaaaaactttcgaaaaatcttcaaagaaaaatgcagaaattgcTAAA gAACGATTTGGCCCggttaaaacattgaaaatgggTGGAgtatttcccaaaaataagGCGAATAGTGTATTCTGGAGTCCTGCAGATATTGTTGCATTCAATTTAATGTTTAGAAAAGctcgaaaaactcaaaaacttgcAGATGGTGTGAAGATTGCTTCTATTGATGAAATTTACTCTTGA
- the gna-2 gene encoding glucosamine-phosphate N-acetyltransferase (Confirmed by transcript evidence): MSSISIFDEILLPTDISVPTGLRLRALRNDDFGYLELLKQLTSVGFINQLVFRKQFDAMKKAKSYYIVVLEHIESSKIIGAATLLIEFKYIHEAGTRGRVEDVVVDEKMRGKKLGALLNEVLVEMAKTIGVYKLSLECKTELIPFYNKFGYSKNLHFLDQRFEELEAPARKSSTPGNGSVILFNENVLPTNMKLPVDIRARALRSDDMNYLKLLEQLTSVGYVTKNDFEQRFSTMKNSESYFIVVLEDVNSSKIVGAATLVVELKYIHECGLRGRVEDVVVDLTMRGKRLGILINEALVKMARSLGVYKLSLECKTELIPFYNKFGYNENIHFMVQRFDKPEIITLD, from the exons ATGTCAtcgatttcaattttcgatgaaatcCTTCTCCCAACAGATATTTCTGTTCCTACTGGTCTCCGTCTTCGTGCTCTTCGAAATGATGATTTTGGATATCTCGAATTGCTGAAACAGCTCACTTCTGTTGGGTTCATCAATCAATTGGTGTTTCGAAAACAATTTGATGCTATGAAAAAGGCTAAATCGTATTACATTGTTGTTCTCGAACACATTGA ATCTTCTAAAATTATTGGCGCCGCAACATTGCTCATAGAATTTAAGTACATTCACGAAGCGGGAACACGTGGCAGAGTTGAAGATGTGGTTGTTGACGAGAAAATGCGTGGAAAGAAGCTAGGAGCGCTTCTCAACGAAGTTCTTGTCGAAATGGCGAAGACG ATTGGCGTCTACAAGTTGTCACTTGAGTGCAAAACTGAATTGATCCCATTTTATAACAAATTTGGCTATTCAAAGAATCTTCACTTTTTGGATCAACGTTTTGAAGAACTGGAAGCTCCCGCTCGGAAATCGTCTACACCTGGAAATGGATCAGTTATCCTTTTCAATGAGAACGTTCTTCCGACAAATATGAAACTTCCTGTCGATATCCGTGCTCGCGCTCTCCGTTCCGATGACATGAATTATCTGAAACTTCTGGAGCAACTCACTTCCGTTGGATACGTCACGAAAAATGACTTTGAGCAAAGATTTTctacaatgaaaaattcagagtCGTATTTCATAGTAGTTTTAGAAGATGTAAA ttcttcaaaaattgttggtGCTGCCACTCTTGTAGTCGAGCTCAAGTACATTCATGAATGTGGACTTCGTGGAAGAGTCGAAGATGTTGTCGTTGATTTGACAATGCGTGGAAAAAGGCTGGGAATTCTTATCAACGAAGCTCTCGTTAAAATGGCAAGAAGTCTTGGAGTTTATAAACTTTCTCTGGAATGCAAAACAGAGCTTATCCCATTCTACAACAAATTCGGGTACAACGAGAACATCCATTTCATGGTTCAACGCTTCGACAAGCCAGAAATTATCACTTTGGACtaa
- the T23G11.11 gene encoding uncharacterized protein (Confirmed by transcript evidence), translated as MIAVTSVWTKFRRGLPIYSWPLLAATMIFVDWNHTREWKAAGRVSALEKEILAKQ; from the coding sequence ATGATTGCTGTCACATCCGTTTGGACAAAATTCCGACGAGGTCTGCCTATTTACTCTTGGCCCCTCCTCGCCGCCACAATGATTTTCGTTGATTGGAATCACACTCGAGAATGGAAAGCAGCTGGAAGAGTTTCTGCTCTGGAAAAGGAGATTCTAGCAAAGCAATAA